gattaataatCAAATAgtccaatttaaaaaaataaaataaaacaattaattgaatcaaatcaaatcaaaatcgataataaacaaacaaacaaagaaaaaaatattttatttaattctaatttcaaTATGTAACAGGATCCAGCGTGAACATTCTTAATTACCGGAGTGATGGAAATATAACTTAAGTCCAATTAGTTTCATTTATCACGTGGTTTGGTTAGAACATGCTCTATCTATCCCAtaatagttgatttttttttttacatatatattataaatgataaataagaaaattattttactaattcaCCCCTTAAAAAAACcgcttaaatttttttacaaacaaatataactactttttttaaaaaaaaattgcaaaaataatacaagaaaaatttaaataatgctTTCTTGATCTAATAAGACATTCCCTCTGTCcgtaattacttgtccacttttgattttgtacacttattaagaaaacaatgattgacatagtgagtttaccattttatcccaattaattattatgaagtggatgaattaaaaactttaaagtttcaaaaatttctacatttttcaaagtaattaattgaggatataatagataaaaaaatattgttttttttttaatttgtcaaaatgaacaaataattatggacaattaaaaaagaaaagtgaataAGTAATTAAGGACGAAGAAAGTAAACAACTAatataagataattatttttagtaagtGATCAATTAATATGAGATCAAATAAGTAactgtttgtttgtttgtgccTTGTGGGGACGCCATCATTTTGTACATTGTCATTTTACACCTCCTTTTTGAAGTGTGCATTTCGTGTTGAAAGCTCAACTGATTTAAAACGTggctttattatttttttaatacaccCACCTCCCCACTACCCAAAAAAATCATCTGGTATATATTCATTCAAATTCCTCTTCCTTCTTTCAttaactctctctctcttatcTCAACTTCTAAATAAATTTTCCATtatcacaaaagaaaaaaaacttctttgttgattattcttttctctcaattaattgaagaaaatgagaagaaattgtAATTTGGAGCTCACGCTTATGCCTCCTTCTATTTCAGATAATTTCTCTTCTAAGAATTGCACAATGTAACTCATTCTACCTCTTTTAATTTATACTTCTTGTAATAAGTAATATTCATAAGGTAttgattatatatttgtttttatgtaCTATTAGGGAGGATCAACAATTGGAGAATAAGCAATCACAACAGCTGACTATATTTTACAATGGAAAATTTGTGGTTTCTGATGCTACTGAACTTCAGGTATGTCAGATACTCAACCAATTAAGCTTCTGCGATTCTTACCAAGAATATGAATTTAGTTTAAAAGATgcattacttttattttcttacatgAGTTATTGTGTTATGTAGGCTAAAGCTATAATATATCTTGCAAGTAGAGAAATGGAGGTGAAAAAAAACAAGATGTCTGATCCTTCATCACCATTATTACAACCTCAAACTGGTTTATTCATGAAGCGATCTCTACAAGGATTTCTACAAAAACGAAAAAGAAGAGTTCAAGCAACTTCGCCATATCACCACTAGCTGCATGCTACGGATGAACTTCGCCTTAGTTTTAGTTCCATTTGttcatacatttttatttttggtgttacTAATATGGTAGATTTTTCCTATAAGTGATATTAGCAAGTGTATCACTTATTTTACAGATTTGTCAATAcaaaaatttctcaatttctctcATTAGCCTCATGTGTGGTGATCAGAACATTTTTCCTCTCAAAGATCTTTTCAGAAAAGATATCTTATACTCCctttgttccattttatgtgagttAGTTTAATTCGgtatagagtttaagaaagaaaagaaaaattttaaaacttatggtcgaaaataaattatagaaatttgtgtgactgcaaatcatttcattaaagttaaaataaatatttatagttaaattgttacttaatataaaaatgtatcattcttttttggactgattaaaaagaaaattaagtcacataaattaggacaaagggAGTAGTGCATTAAGGTACATCCTGTGGTCAAAATTAGGGTCTCTGCAAACTTTGATCCAAACTAGGAAAAAGTATGAGCCAAACAtgatatgaaatatatattcaGAATAAAAAAGAGTAGTTTTTGACGGAATAACAAGACATGATTTGGTGGTATTACCAATAATTGTTCAGATCGAAGTTAATAGTCTAGTAGGACTTATTTAAGTGAATgatttcttcaacaaattggaaTATAGAGAAACTCCACAACATGATTCCCAAATGGCTTTGCCAACACATCACTACTCACTAATGTGAAGATATATAGGAGCATAAACATCTGATAAGAACTTTATGATTGACCAACATATTGAACTTTGATGGTGTTTGCAATCATATCTTGTAGTTGTTGAATCGTTATAGTAGCCGGTGAAGTATATTGTTTTGTGCATTAAGATTCAACTAACTTAGTGGAAGAttcattatcaatttttttctttttgcagtGTTAGGTTGTGACTTAACTCTCTAGGACAATAGAGATCTAATTTGCTCATAAGTTGAGCGATCTAAAGAAATTTCTTTAATGCCTCAATGGTTTGCTTCATCACATAAAGTTGTTTGTCGACGTTGACTACATCAGCTATCATGTaagatactttaatttaatacatAATATCAGAATCTTGAATACGATAATCTTATATAGAGATCGTTAGGACATCTATACCTGATGCGGAAGACGTCATCACAGAGAGAAGCAGAAGCGTTAGTCGTAAATTGAtttctacctccttgccctCGCCTTACGTTACCACAACCGTCAACGATGGAATTAATGTAGAGAGTATGTGGTAACCGTAATAGGTTgagggaggaccaatttatagaggttaagACTTAATCTGGTATGTCCATCAAATAACCAATGTACGGACGAGATCTATTattcattaaatattatttatgatttactTGAGCtacaagtaaacttgggccataagtaaaaaataattaataattattacatCCTTCCACTTGGCCCAATGACCATATCacattaatatttcataaacatTAGTTGCGCATACTATAAATCTCTTCTATAATGTCCATCATACATACCTCAATATAACAAACTACTAATGTGAGTTATGGTGgttgtacataaattttaaggtACATACTTCCTTCCATATACTACTGCATTAGCAACTTATCATACTAGGTTCATAAGCtataaaaacatataacatTACGATCCACAATAGTGTCTTATCTTGTAATATCTCAAAAACAATAATGTATACACCATtatgagaaacaagaaattTATTAATGTATATCAGAAACACATAATTGAACTCAGAGTGTAAAAACATCATAAATGTATCAATCATAAGTACAACCAAGACCCATTCTTTGAACATGTTCTTTAAATGTCTTTAGTTGTAAGCCTTTTGTTAATGGATCTGCAATCATGAGATTAGTTCtaatattctcaagtaacactctTTGTTTCTAAACTTATTCCTTGACAGTAAAGTACTTTAATTCCATATTTTTGGCACCTTTTGAGTACTTATCATTCTTGGAGAAGAATATTGTTGCAGTATTATCACAATAATATTTTAGCGGCTTGGTAATGGTGTCGACAAGCCCAAGTCTTGAAATGAAGTTCCGCAGccataatgcatgaattgtggCTTCATAACATGCCACAAATTATGCTTCCATTGTGGATGTA
This genomic stretch from Solanum stenotomum isolate F172 chromosome 10, ASM1918654v1, whole genome shotgun sequence harbors:
- the LOC125842537 gene encoding protein TIFY 5A-like; protein product: MRRNCNLELTLMPPSISDNFSSKNCTMEDQQLENKQSQQLTIFYNGKFVVSDATELQAKAIIYLASREMEVKKNKMSDPSSPLLQPQTGLFMKRSLQGFLQKRKRRVQATSPYHH